A single region of the Roseivivax sp. THAF197b genome encodes:
- the addA gene encoding double-strand break repair helicase AddA: MIRNDATEAQVIAARPDASTWLSANAGSGKTRVLTDRVARLLLSGVAPENILCLTYTKAAASEMQNRLFKRLGEWAMLDNASLGAALADLGEDGPFRADFLQRARTLFARAIETPGGLRIQTIHSFCASLLRRFPLEAQVSPEFREVEDRAAELLRADMLDRMAEGPDGARIADLAGHFTDSDDRIDALMKAMLARKTAFLPPRDPDAIRALYGLPAGFGPDDLLAEIFLGSEGDLVTELIPLLDAGGKLDQEAADCLRAFDGPTDAGRKALMAAFFTQAGTPKTRVPRKGLKTDPAHAQAMTALEQLMARLEDAQDRARALMAAERDLALHRFAQVFLPAYEAEKTARGWLDFDDLIEKAHGLLSDEAVAQWVLYRLDGGIDHILVDEAQDTNPLQWEVIALLAQELTAGQGARPDAERTIFVVGDKKQSIYSFQGADPDAFDRMRASFAERLKEAETPLQVRSLDYSFRSAGAILTAVDATFEGSEGSGFAPEGRHLAFHGDMSGQVDLWPVVPKPEKPEEDDWTDPVDRTGAQHESVVLADRIAGFIQSAVSRGQPLQLGDKAPRAVHAGDVLILVRSRGRLFHEIIRACKAAGLPVAGADRLKVMAELAVKDIGALLSFLATQEDNLSLATALRSPLFGLSEQDLFTLAHRREGPSLWEALRGRADTYPETIAILNDLRSQADFLRPYDLIERILTRHSGRARLLGRLGHEAEDGIDALLSQALSYEEGNVPSLTGFLSWMQTDDLEIKRSPEAAGAAIRVMTVHGAKGLEAPVVILPDCGKKKDDVKDILLPAADGAVWKARAAEQPTIQAEAIAGLKARQKAEADRLLYVAMTRAEAWLVVAAAGDLGKSPEETWYGQVEAGLARAGAQSLETPHGSALRLGALPAGQAAPDDAPPADEIALPELFSRPAEMPVAPQTRSPSDLGGAKALPGAGDETEAAKARGTLIHLLLEILPELPAADRAEAATHLLRDHGAAPEAIPALAEEALQILTDMRLAPVFAPTALAEVCLSGTVPGLGPLLGVIDRLIVTDDRVTAIDFKTNRQVAGSPEETPEGLLRQMGAYRALLQPLYPGHIIETAILWTATGALMPLPAALTEAALARAALLDYRTAAP, encoded by the coding sequence ATGATCCGCAACGACGCCACCGAAGCGCAGGTGATCGCCGCGCGGCCCGACGCCTCGACATGGCTCTCGGCCAATGCGGGCTCGGGCAAGACGCGCGTGCTGACGGATCGCGTAGCCCGGCTTTTGCTGTCGGGGGTCGCACCCGAGAACATCCTGTGCCTGACCTACACGAAGGCCGCCGCGAGCGAGATGCAGAACCGCCTGTTCAAGCGTCTCGGCGAATGGGCCATGCTGGACAATGCATCGCTCGGCGCGGCCCTCGCGGATCTAGGCGAAGACGGTCCGTTCAGGGCCGATTTCCTGCAACGTGCCCGCACGCTCTTTGCCCGCGCCATCGAGACGCCGGGCGGCCTGCGGATCCAGACGATCCACTCCTTCTGCGCGTCGCTTCTGCGGCGGTTCCCGCTGGAGGCGCAGGTCAGCCCGGAATTTCGCGAGGTCGAGGACCGCGCGGCGGAGCTTTTGCGCGCCGACATGCTGGACCGGATGGCGGAAGGGCCCGACGGCGCGCGCATCGCCGATCTCGCAGGGCACTTCACCGACAGCGACGACCGGATCGACGCGCTCATGAAGGCTATGCTGGCACGCAAGACGGCGTTCCTGCCCCCGCGCGATCCCGATGCCATCCGCGCCCTTTACGGCCTGCCCGCGGGCTTCGGTCCGGACGATCTTCTGGCCGAGATATTCCTTGGCAGCGAAGGCGACCTCGTGACGGAACTGATCCCGCTCCTCGACGCTGGCGGGAAACTCGATCAGGAGGCGGCGGACTGCCTGCGCGCCTTCGACGGGCCGACCGATGCGGGTCGCAAGGCGCTGATGGCGGCCTTCTTCACGCAGGCGGGGACCCCGAAGACTCGGGTCCCTCGAAAGGGATTGAAGACCGATCCGGCGCATGCGCAGGCCATGACCGCGCTGGAGCAATTGATGGCGCGCCTCGAGGATGCGCAAGACCGCGCGCGGGCGCTGATGGCGGCGGAGCGGGACCTCGCCCTGCACCGCTTCGCGCAGGTCTTCCTGCCCGCCTACGAGGCCGAGAAGACCGCGCGCGGCTGGCTCGATTTCGACGATCTGATTGAGAAGGCGCATGGCCTTCTGTCGGACGAGGCGGTGGCGCAATGGGTGCTCTACCGGCTCGATGGCGGCATCGACCACATTCTTGTCGATGAGGCGCAGGACACCAACCCGCTGCAATGGGAGGTCATCGCGCTGCTGGCCCAGGAGCTGACCGCCGGTCAGGGGGCCCGTCCGGACGCGGAGCGCACGATCTTTGTCGTGGGCGACAAGAAGCAGTCGATCTATTCCTTCCAGGGCGCCGATCCCGACGCCTTCGACCGGATGCGCGCCAGTTTCGCCGAAAGGCTCAAGGAGGCCGAGACGCCGCTTCAGGTCCGCTCGCTCGATTATTCCTTCCGCTCGGCCGGGGCGATCCTGACGGCGGTGGATGCCACCTTCGAGGGATCGGAAGGCTCTGGCTTCGCACCCGAGGGTCGGCATCTGGCGTTTCACGGCGACATGTCCGGTCAGGTCGATCTCTGGCCCGTGGTGCCCAAGCCCGAGAAACCCGAGGAGGATGACTGGACCGACCCGGTGGACCGCACGGGCGCGCAGCATGAAAGCGTCGTTCTGGCAGACCGCATCGCGGGGTTCATCCAAAGCGCCGTGAGCCGGGGCCAGCCCCTGCAGCTGGGCGACAAGGCCCCGCGCGCCGTGCATGCGGGCGACGTGCTGATCCTCGTGCGCAGTCGCGGGCGCCTCTTCCACGAGATCATCCGCGCCTGCAAAGCCGCAGGGCTGCCCGTGGCCGGGGCCGACCGGCTCAAGGTCATGGCGGAGCTTGCGGTGAAGGATATCGGCGCGCTTCTGTCCTTCCTCGCCACGCAGGAAGATAACCTGTCGCTTGCCACGGCGCTGCGATCCCCCCTCTTCGGGCTGAGCGAGCAGGACCTCTTTACCCTGGCCCACCGCCGCGAGGGGCCAAGCCTTTGGGAGGCGCTGCGCGGGCGCGCCGACACCTACCCGGAGACCATCGCCATTCTGAACGATCTGCGCAGTCAGGCCGATTTCCTGCGGCCTTACGATCTGATCGAACGCATCCTGACACGGCATTCGGGCCGCGCGCGACTGCTCGGGCGGTTGGGACACGAGGCGGAGGACGGCATCGACGCGCTCTTGTCGCAGGCCCTGTCCTACGAGGAGGGCAACGTGCCCTCGCTGACGGGCTTCCTGAGCTGGATGCAGACCGACGATCTGGAGATCAAGCGCAGTCCCGAAGCGGCAGGTGCCGCGATCCGAGTGATGACGGTGCACGGCGCCAAGGGGCTCGAAGCGCCGGTGGTGATCCTGCCCGATTGCGGCAAGAAGAAAGACGACGTGAAGGATATTCTGCTTCCAGCAGCGGACGGGGCTGTCTGGAAAGCCCGCGCGGCGGAGCAGCCCACCATTCAGGCGGAGGCCATCGCAGGCCTGAAAGCGCGCCAGAAAGCGGAGGCGGACCGTCTGCTCTATGTGGCGATGACCAGAGCCGAGGCCTGGCTCGTCGTGGCTGCCGCCGGTGATCTCGGAAAATCGCCGGAAGAGACATGGTACGGCCAGGTCGAAGCCGGGCTCGCACGCGCGGGCGCTCAAAGCCTCGAGACCCCGCATGGCAGCGCGCTGCGTCTCGGCGCCTTGCCTGCAGGTCAGGCCGCACCGGACGATGCGCCGCCTGCGGATGAGATCGCCTTGCCCGAGCTATTTTCGCGCCCGGCAGAGATGCCCGTCGCACCCCAAACGCGCAGCCCGTCGGACCTTGGTGGCGCGAAGGCGTTGCCCGGCGCGGGCGACGAGACGGAGGCGGCAAAGGCGCGCGGCACGCTGATCCACCTCCTGCTGGAAATCCTGCCGGAGCTGCCAGCGGCGGATCGGGCAGAAGCCGCGACGCATCTCCTGCGGGACCATGGCGCGGCACCGGAGGCGATCCCCGCCTTGGCCGAGGAAGCGCTGCAGATCCTCACGGATATGCGGCTTGCCCCGGTCTTCGCCCCGACCGCGCTGGCGGAAGTGTGCCTCAGCGGCACCGTGCCGGGCCTCGGCCCCCTTCTCGGCGTGATCGACCGGCTGATCGTGACCGACGATCGGGTGACCGCCATCGACTTCAAGACCAATCGGCAGGTGGCCGGCAGTCCGGAGGAGACCCCCGAGGGGCTCCTGCGCCAGATGGGCGCCTACCGCGCGCTGTTACAGCCGCTCTATCCCGGTCACATCATCGAGACCGCGATCCTCTGGACTGCGACAGGAGCGCTTATGCCCTTGCCTGCCGCGCTGACCGAAGCGGCCCTCGCGCGTGCGGCGCTGCTTGATTATCGGACCGCGGCTCCATAG
- the trxA gene encoding thioredoxin, with translation MATVAVTDATFDQEVKNSDVPVVVDFWAEWCGPCKQIGPALEELSAEYGDKVKVAKVDVDSNPNTAAAMGVRGIPALFIFKDGEVVSNRAGAAPKAALKGWIDESI, from the coding sequence ATGGCCACCGTTGCCGTAACCGATGCCACTTTCGATCAGGAAGTGAAGAATTCCGACGTCCCCGTCGTGGTGGACTTCTGGGCCGAGTGGTGCGGCCCATGCAAGCAGATCGGCCCCGCACTCGAAGAGCTGTCGGCCGAGTATGGTGACAAGGTGAAGGTCGCCAAGGTCGACGTCGATTCGAACCCGAACACCGCCGCCGCCATGGGCGTGCGCGGCATCCCCGCCCTGTTCATCTTCAAGGACGGCGAAGTGGTGTCGAACCGCGCAGGCGCCGCACCGAAGGCCGCGCTGAAGGGCTGGATCGACGAATCGATCTGA
- the hslV gene encoding ATP-dependent protease subunit HslV, translating into MADDTFPGWHGTTIIGVRKGGQVVVAGDGQVSLGQTVIKGSARKVRRLSPGGYDVVAGFAGSTADAFTLLERLEAKLEATPGQLQRASVELAKDWRTDKYLQKLEAMLIVTDGRDLYVITGAGDVLEPEHDIAAIGSGGNFALAAARGLMETDRSAEEVARRAMEIASDICVYTNGNLTVETIGG; encoded by the coding sequence ATGGCCGACGACACCTTCCCCGGCTGGCACGGCACCACGATCATCGGCGTCCGCAAGGGCGGACAGGTGGTGGTTGCGGGTGACGGACAGGTCAGCCTCGGGCAGACCGTGATCAAGGGCAGCGCGCGCAAGGTGCGGCGCCTGTCGCCGGGCGGATACGACGTGGTCGCGGGCTTTGCGGGCTCCACCGCCGATGCGTTCACCCTGCTGGAGCGGCTCGAGGCCAAGCTCGAGGCGACACCCGGCCAGTTGCAGCGCGCGAGCGTCGAATTGGCCAAGGATTGGCGCACCGACAAGTACCTCCAGAAGCTCGAGGCGATGCTGATCGTCACCGACGGGCGCGATCTGTACGTCATCACTGGCGCGGGCGACGTGCTGGAGCCCGAACATGACATCGCCGCCATCGGATCGGGCGGGAATTTCGCATTGGCCGCCGCACGCGGGCTGATGGAGACCGACCGCTCCGCCGAGGAGGTCGCCCGCCGCGCGATGGAGATCGCCAGCGACATCTGCGTCTACACCAACGGCAACCTGACCGTCGAAACGATCGGCGGCTGA
- the addB gene encoding double-strand break repair protein AddB, translating to MFDDAQSPRLFALPPGADFPAALAAGLRARFAGHPAEAIARTELMVNTQRMKRRLELIFAEAGSGFLPRITLVTDPADARLRARLPRPVPSLRRRLELTGLVSGLLDQAEGLAPRAALYDLADSLAGLMDEMQIENVAPETIAALDVTDQSGHWERALQFLKIVQHYFDAAGPAPDAAALQRRAVEMRIADWQDNPPEHPVIVAGSTGSRGTTHALMLAVARLPQGAVILPGFDFDMPRHVWDQLTDDLPRKDHTQPGEDHPQFRFARLLRDLGASPPDVADWGYGTAPAPARNALVSLALRPAPVTDQWLTEGPGLPDLSDATREVTLLEAPDPRREAVAIAMRLRAAAETGQSAALITPDRNLSRQVSAALDRWGIVADDSAGLPAQMSPPGRLMRQVAQLLHTPLTAETLLALLKHPLCHAGDDPTEARSAHTRAVPKLETHIRRKGMPYPDPAQIGRWPEAEAHPDWTAWVAETLCDKPDAATRPLSEWVATHIALSEAVVAGSAGHGAGALWDKEAGRELRRIMTELETEAPHGTTLGARDYADLFGAILSRGEVRNPDTVHPHIRIWGTIEARVMGADLMILGGLNEGTWPEMPKADPWLNRRMRADAGLTLPERRIGLSAHDFQQAVAAREVWLTRAVKSADADTVPSRWLNRVTNLMKGLPERGGPDALDAMRRRGTDWLAQVHALERPILSAPARRPSPKPPASARPRELRLTQVKTLIRDPYTIYARKVLRLEPLNPLMQAPDALLRGIVVHDALKAYGEVMRDHGVPPTAASFLEAIERELARAVPFPLARQLWQARFARIAKSFADEEQARQSRAQLARFEIDGAATLPALGFTLKTRADRIDLDDRSGAHLYDYKTGKPPGEKEQLYFDKQLLLTAAMVEMGAFREFEPRHIADARFIGLGASGGEVSAPLEKAPPREVWAGLERLIARYLDESQGFTARRAMFSDTDRSDFDHLSRLGEWDLADDPLAEVLE from the coding sequence ATCTTCGACGACGCGCAATCCCCGCGCCTTTTCGCCCTGCCTCCGGGGGCGGATTTTCCGGCAGCGCTCGCGGCCGGGCTACGCGCGCGGTTCGCGGGTCACCCTGCCGAGGCGATTGCCCGCACCGAATTGATGGTCAACACGCAGCGCATGAAGCGCAGGCTGGAGCTCATATTCGCCGAAGCCGGTTCGGGCTTTCTGCCGCGCATCACGCTGGTCACCGACCCTGCCGATGCGCGTCTTCGCGCGCGCCTGCCGCGCCCGGTGCCGTCGCTGCGCAGGCGGCTGGAATTGACGGGTCTCGTCTCGGGCCTGCTCGACCAGGCGGAGGGGCTGGCACCACGCGCGGCCCTGTATGACCTCGCCGACAGCCTTGCCGGGCTGATGGACGAGATGCAGATCGAGAACGTGGCGCCCGAGACCATCGCCGCGCTCGATGTCACGGACCAGTCGGGCCATTGGGAGCGCGCGCTGCAATTCCTGAAGATCGTGCAGCATTATTTCGACGCAGCCGGTCCGGCCCCCGATGCGGCAGCCCTTCAGCGCCGTGCGGTCGAGATGCGGATCGCGGATTGGCAGGACAACCCGCCCGAGCATCCCGTGATCGTCGCGGGATCCACCGGCTCGCGCGGGACCACCCATGCGTTGATGCTGGCCGTTGCGCGTCTGCCCCAAGGCGCGGTGATCCTGCCCGGCTTCGATTTCGACATGCCGCGTCATGTCTGGGACCAGCTGACCGATGATCTGCCGCGCAAGGATCACACCCAGCCCGGCGAGGATCATCCGCAATTCCGCTTCGCGCGGCTGCTGCGCGATCTCGGCGCAAGCCCGCCCGACGTGGCCGATTGGGGATATGGCACCGCCCCGGCGCCCGCCAGAAACGCGCTCGTGTCGCTGGCCCTGCGGCCTGCGCCCGTGACCGACCAATGGTTGACCGAAGGGCCCGGCCTGCCGGATCTCAGCGATGCAACGCGGGAGGTGACCCTGCTCGAGGCGCCCGATCCGCGTCGCGAAGCCGTCGCCATCGCCATGCGTCTGCGTGCCGCTGCCGAGACCGGGCAAAGCGCCGCGCTGATCACGCCCGACAGGAACCTCTCGCGGCAAGTGTCGGCCGCGCTGGATCGATGGGGGATCGTGGCGGACGATTCCGCCGGTCTGCCCGCGCAGATGTCACCGCCGGGACGCCTCATGCGGCAGGTCGCGCAGCTTCTGCACACGCCGCTGACCGCCGAAACGCTGCTTGCGCTGCTCAAGCATCCGCTCTGCCATGCGGGCGACGACCCGACCGAGGCACGCAGCGCCCATACCCGCGCCGTGCCCAAGCTCGAGACGCATATTCGGCGCAAGGGCATGCCCTATCCGGACCCTGCCCAGATCGGGCGCTGGCCCGAGGCCGAGGCGCATCCTGACTGGACGGCTTGGGTCGCGGAGACGCTCTGCGACAAGCCCGACGCCGCAACCCGGCCCCTCTCCGAGTGGGTCGCCACGCATATCGCGCTGAGCGAAGCCGTGGTCGCGGGCAGCGCCGGGCATGGCGCCGGTGCGCTTTGGGACAAGGAGGCGGGCCGCGAATTGCGCCGCATCATGACGGAGCTGGAAACCGAAGCGCCCCATGGCACCACGCTCGGCGCGCGCGACTATGCCGACCTTTTCGGTGCGATCCTGTCCCGGGGCGAAGTGCGCAACCCCGACACGGTCCATCCGCATATTCGCATTTGGGGCACGATCGAGGCGCGGGTCATGGGGGCCGATCTGATGATCCTGGGCGGCCTCAATGAAGGCACTTGGCCCGAGATGCCCAAGGCCGATCCCTGGCTCAATCGCCGGATGCGCGCCGATGCGGGGCTGACCTTGCCGGAACGCCGGATCGGGCTTTCGGCCCATGACTTCCAACAGGCGGTCGCCGCGCGCGAGGTCTGGCTGACCCGTGCCGTCAAATCCGCCGATGCCGATACCGTGCCGTCGCGGTGGCTGAACCGGGTCACGAACCTGATGAAGGGCCTGCCCGAGCGGGGCGGGCCGGATGCGCTTGATGCGATGCGACGGCGCGGCACGGACTGGCTGGCACAGGTCCACGCATTGGAGCGCCCCATCCTGTCCGCGCCCGCGCGCCGTCCCTCGCCGAAGCCGCCCGCATCGGCCCGACCACGCGAATTGCGTCTGACGCAGGTGAAGACGCTGATCCGCGACCCGTACACGATCTATGCGCGCAAGGTCCTGCGGCTTGAGCCGCTCAATCCGCTGATGCAGGCGCCCGACGCGCTTCTGCGCGGCATCGTCGTGCATGACGCGCTGAAGGCCTATGGCGAAGTGATGCGCGACCACGGCGTCCCGCCCACGGCGGCGTCGTTCCTTGAGGCGATCGAGCGCGAGCTTGCCCGCGCCGTGCCGTTCCCGCTGGCACGACAGCTCTGGCAGGCGCGCTTCGCCCGCATCGCCAAGAGCTTCGCCGACGAGGAGCAGGCCCGGCAAAGCCGGGCGCAGCTTGCGCGCTTCGAGATCGACGGCGCGGCAACCCTGCCCGCGCTCGGTTTCACGCTGAAAACCCGCGCCGACCGTATCGACCTCGATGATCGCAGCGGCGCGCATCTTTACGATTACAAGACCGGCAAACCGCCCGGCGAGAAGGAGCAGCTCTATTTCGACAAGCAGCTGCTGCTCACCGCCGCCATGGTGGAGATGGGCGCGTTCCGGGAGTTCGAGCCGCGCCATATCGCAGATGCGCGGTTCATCGGGCTCGGCGCGTCGGGCGGCGAAGTCTCCGCCCCGCTCGAGAAGGCCCCGCCGCGCGAGGTCTGGGCCGGGTTGGAGCGCCTGATCGCCCGCTATCTCGACGAAAGCCAGGGCTTCACCGCGCGGCGCGCTATGTTCAGCGACACCGATCGCAGCGATTTCGACCACCTGTCGCGCCTGGGCGAATGGGACCTTGCCGACGATCCACTGGCGGAGGTGCTGGAATGA
- a CDS encoding aminoglycoside phosphotransferase family protein: MSVADFLASADWQDADRVPIAGDASARRYTRLVRGDGSSRILMEDPDGDVFLFSRLARYLAGLGLSAPEIYAGEPGLLLLEDLGDASFAICATRTPGDEATLYKSAIEALALLHRAKPPEGLSTADPATLAAMTDLAFDQYLPGATGETNETRKADTIGALQDALTRHTPETRVTILRDFHAENLIWLPDRSGARRAGLLDFQDALVGHPAYDIVSLIEDARRDVHEETRTSTIRHYLDLTGMTEEAFNAALAVQGAARNLRILGVFARLAATRGKPHYIDLIPRVWGHLMRDLSHPALSSVAPHVTEALPAPTAAHLSRLKAPCPTP; encoded by the coding sequence ATGAGCGTCGCCGATTTTCTGGCCTCCGCCGATTGGCAGGACGCCGACCGGGTTCCCATCGCGGGCGATGCCTCGGCCCGGCGCTACACGCGACTGGTGCGAGGCGACGGGTCCAGCCGCATCCTGATGGAAGACCCGGACGGCGATGTCTTTCTCTTTTCACGGCTCGCCCGCTATCTCGCGGGCCTCGGCCTCAGCGCGCCCGAGATCTATGCCGGAGAGCCGGGTCTTCTGCTGCTCGAAGATCTGGGCGACGCCTCCTTCGCCATCTGCGCCACCCGCACGCCGGGCGATGAGGCGACGCTCTACAAATCCGCGATCGAGGCGCTGGCCCTCCTGCACCGCGCCAAACCGCCCGAGGGTTTGAGCACCGCCGATCCCGCAACGCTCGCCGCCATGACCGATCTGGCCTTCGATCAGTACCTGCCGGGTGCCACGGGCGAGACGAACGAAACCCGCAAGGCAGATACGATCGGGGCGCTGCAGGACGCGCTGACCCGACACACGCCCGAGACGCGTGTCACGATCCTGCGCGACTTTCATGCGGAGAACCTGATCTGGCTGCCCGACCGCTCCGGGGCCAGACGCGCCGGTCTTCTGGATTTCCAGGACGCGCTGGTGGGCCATCCGGCCTATGACATCGTCTCCCTGATCGAGGATGCCCGGCGCGACGTGCATGAGGAAACACGCACCAGCACCATCCGGCACTACCTCGATCTGACCGGAATGACCGAGGAGGCGTTCAATGCCGCCCTCGCCGTGCAGGGCGCGGCCCGCAACCTGCGCATCCTCGGCGTGTTCGCCCGTCTCGCCGCCACGCGCGGCAAGCCGCATTACATCGACCTGATACCGCGGGTCTGGGGGCACCTGATGCGCGATCTCAGCCATCCCGCCTTGTCGTCCGTCGCGCCCCATGTCACCGAGGCGTTGCCCGCCCCGACCGCCGCACACCTCAGCCGATTGAAAGCGCCATGCCCGACGCCGTGA
- a CDS encoding phosphotransferase has translation MNAEKAFGSKWFDLCAEAGIAPEGWQAEVASRRDDRQRTRIVWRLTRGDARLAVKEVRAPRDPDAFLADITAQMEAASRFDGFPELLAVDAEAQICVMRWAEGETLFDALSRPDADHAALLALAGGWIAGLHGAGIDARRNFQPKYSVRHLRRLAHEMETGARPAPPRARDWQQAAARLADMAADFEGRETVSTLGHGDLNLRNLMICGTQVTGLDPRPVTPVPVGHDIARFAVHYGALLAPPDATGRILPGVDLSGLFAGYDVVGVDEPSIGFLCRMRVLIDWQTLPPEPRQTGPERRRFAGLLRLAHAAFETPK, from the coding sequence GTGAACGCCGAAAAAGCATTCGGTTCCAAGTGGTTTGACCTATGTGCCGAGGCGGGTATCGCCCCCGAAGGCTGGCAGGCCGAGGTCGCGTCCCGACGCGATGACCGCCAGCGCACACGGATCGTGTGGCGACTGACACGCGGCGATGCACGCCTCGCCGTCAAAGAGGTGCGAGCCCCCCGCGATCCGGATGCCTTTCTGGCCGACATCACAGCCCAGATGGAGGCCGCGTCCCGCTTCGACGGCTTTCCGGAACTCCTCGCCGTGGATGCCGAGGCGCAGATCTGCGTCATGCGCTGGGCGGAAGGGGAGACGCTGTTTGACGCGTTGTCCCGACCGGATGCCGACCACGCGGCGCTTCTTGCCTTGGCGGGCGGCTGGATCGCCGGGCTGCATGGCGCAGGGATCGACGCGCGGCGCAACTTCCAGCCGAAATACTCCGTCAGGCACCTGAGGCGTCTGGCGCATGAGATGGAGACCGGGGCGCGTCCTGCCCCGCCCCGCGCCCGCGATTGGCAACAAGCGGCCGCGCGCTTGGCCGACATGGCAGCCGATTTCGAGGGGCGCGAAACCGTCTCCACCTTAGGTCACGGCGACCTCAACCTGCGGAACCTGATGATCTGCGGCACGCAGGTCACCGGACTTGATCCCCGACCGGTCACGCCGGTCCCTGTCGGGCATGATATCGCCCGGTTTGCCGTGCATTACGGCGCGCTTCTGGCGCCACCGGACGCCACCGGGCGTATTCTGCCGGGCGTCGATCTCAGCGGGTTGTTTGCGGGATATGACGTGGTCGGCGTGGACGAGCCGTCCATCGGCTTCCTGTGCCGGATGCGCGTTCTGATCGATTGGCAGACCCTGCCCCCCGAGCCCCGGCAAACCGGACCGGAACGCCGCCGCTTTGCGGGCCTCCTGCGCCTGGCCCATGCCGCGTTCGAGACCCCGAAATGA
- a CDS encoding nucleotidyltransferase family protein, translated as MPDAVMIFAAGFGTRMGALTANRPKPLIEVAGRSLLDRTLSLAAHVPRRVVNAHYLGHMIADHLAGQDVTVVQEETILDTGGGLKNAASVLGAGPVFTMNADAVFAGPNPLRALEAAWQPDRMDALLLCVPLPRAIGRNGGGDFAIGEDGRLSRGGAHVYTGVQIVKTDGLSDIHEEAFSLNMLWDRMATEGRLYGFEYPGRWADVGHPDGISRAEEMLAT; from the coding sequence ATGCCCGACGCCGTGATGATCTTCGCCGCAGGTTTCGGCACGCGCATGGGCGCGCTGACCGCGAACCGGCCCAAACCGCTGATCGAGGTCGCGGGCCGCAGCCTTCTGGACCGCACGCTTTCGCTTGCGGCCCATGTGCCCCGGCGCGTGGTGAACGCGCATTACCTCGGGCATATGATCGCGGATCACCTCGCCGGTCAGGACGTCACAGTGGTGCAGGAAGAGACCATCCTCGATACTGGCGGCGGGCTGAAGAACGCGGCATCAGTTCTGGGCGCAGGTCCCGTCTTCACCATGAATGCCGATGCGGTCTTTGCCGGACCGAACCCGCTGCGTGCGCTGGAGGCCGCCTGGCAGCCGGACCGGATGGATGCGCTTCTGCTCTGTGTGCCGTTGCCGCGCGCGATCGGGCGCAATGGGGGCGGAGACTTCGCCATCGGGGAGGATGGACGCCTCAGCCGGGGCGGCGCGCATGTCTATACCGGCGTTCAGATCGTGAAAACAGACGGCCTGTCCGACATTCATGAGGAGGCCTTTTCGCTGAACATGCTGTGGGACCGCATGGCCACCGAGGGGCGGCTTTACGGGTTCGAATATCCGGGACGCTGGGCGGATGTGGGTCATCCCGACGGGATCTCGCGCGCCGAGGAGATGCTCGCCACATGA